The Haloferax volcanii DS2 DNA segment GGCGAGAGGTCGTAGCCGCGGGCGTGGAGACACGCCGCCTCTCGACCGGGTTCGACCTCTCGCAGTTCGGGGTCGTACGACTCGCACTCGGCGGTCGCGTGGGGACACCGCGGGTGGAACGAACAGCCCGACGGCAGGTCGGTGAGGTTCGGCACGTCGCCCTCGACGGGCGTCAGCCGGTCGGTGTCGTCGGTCAGCCGCGGAATCGACCGCATGAGGCCGCGGGTGTAGGGGTGCCGCGGGTTCTCGAACAGGTCGTCCACGCCGGCGCGCTCGACGACGCGGCCGCCGTAGGCGACGGCGACGCGGTCGCAGGTCCCGGCGACGACGCCGAGGTCGTGCGTGATGAGGATGATGCTCATCCCGTACTTCTCCTGGAGTTCGTCGAGGACGTTGAATATCTGCGTCTCGATGGTCACGTCGAGCGCCGTCGTGGGTTCGTCGGCGATGAGCACGTCCGGCTCGCAGGAGATTGCCATCGCGAGCAGCGCGCGCTGACGCATTCCGCCGGAGAACTGGTGAGGGTAGTTGTCCACGCGCGAGGTCGGTTCGGGGATGCCCACGTCGGCCATGAGTTCGATGGTCCGCTCGCGGGCCGCCGCGTCCGACACGTCCTGGTGGGTCTTGATGACCCGGCTAATCTGGTCGCCGACGGTGAACACGGGGTTGAGACTCGTCATCGGGTCCTGAAACATCATCGCGATGTCGTTGCCCCGAATCGACCGCATCTCCGCCTCGCTCTTTTCGAGCAGGTCGTCGCCGCGGTATCGGACGCTCCCCCGCTCGATGCGACCGGGGCTGTCCACGAGTTGGAGCATCGACAGCGCGGTCACGGACTTGCCGGAGCCCGACTCACCGACGATGCCCAGCGTCTCGCCCTCGTAGAGGTCGAACGACGAGCCGTCGACGGCCTTGACCGTCCCCTCGTCGGTGTAGAACCGCGTGACGAGGTCGCGGATTTCGAGTACCGGCTGTTCGTCCGGGTCGGCGCTCATCGCTCGCCTCCGTCGTTGCGGGGGTCGAGCGCGTCGCGCAGGCCGTCTCCGAGCAGGTTGAACCCGAGGATAGTGACGACGATGACGAGTCCGGGGAACACCGAGTACCACCACTCGCCGCTGTAAAGGTAGCCGCGGGCGTTCGACAGCATCAGTCCGAGGCTCGCGTTCGGCGGCTGGATGCCGAGTCCGAGGAACGACAGCGCGGCGCTGGCGAGGACGGCCGTCCCCATGTAGAGCGTCCCTTGGACCACGACGGTCGGCAGGGTGTTGACGGCGATGTCCTTCAGGAGGATGTGTCGGTCGCTCGCGCCGAGGGATTTCGCAGCGTCGATGTAGTCTTCTTCCATCTCCTTGAGGACCGACCCGCGCATGACGCGCGCGAAACTCGGGATGTAGACGACGCCGATGACGGCGATGACCTTCACGATGTTCGGGAGCGCAAAGGAGCCGTACTCCGTGCTTCCCACCCCGAGCACGCCGATCACCGCGATGGCGAGGATGAGACTCGGGAAGGAAAACAGGATGTCCATGAAGCGCATGACGACCTCGTCGACCCAGGTGTTGCGGTAGTAGCCGGCGATTGCGCCGGCGGTCACGCCGAGCGCCATCGCGAAGCCGACGACGCCGAGCGAGACGGTCATCAGCGTCCGCAACCCGTAGATGATGCGCGAGAGGATGTCCCGGCCGTGGTGGTCGGTGCCGAGGTAGGCCGTCGTCGTACCGACGACCTCGCCGGCGCTGTTCTCGATGAGCATCTCGGTGCCTATCGGCATCGGGTTGTGTTCGCCGTCCGGTGCCTCGAACTGCGTCGTCGGGTCGTGGGGGGCGAGAAACGGCGCGAACAGCGCGGTCAGGAGCATCGTGAGGATAATCGCGCTCCCCACGAGCGAGAGGGTGTTCTGGCGGAACTCCTTCCAGAACATCTCGAACTGACTGTGGTGCGTGCCGGGGGCTTGCGCGGTGGGCACCGCCTCGTCCGTCTGGTCTGTCGTTGCCATGTTAGTTTCCATCGTGTCTGATGCGGGGGTCGAGGTAGGCGTACAGCACGTCCACCGCGAGGTTCGCGAAGACGAACACGCTCGCGATGAACAGGATGAGCGCCTGGATGATGCGGTAGTCGCGGCGGTCGATGGCCAGTATCAGGAGCTTCCCGATACCGGGGAGGTTGAACACCGTCTCGGTCAGAATCGCGCCGTTCATCAGTTGGCCGAGGCCGACGCCGATGACCGTCACGACGGGGATGAGCGCGTTCTTCGAGGCGTCCTTGAGGACGATTTCGCGCGCGCCGATGCCCATCGCGCGGGCGGTCTTGACGTAGTCCTGACTGAGCGTGTCCAGCATCTCCGAGCGCATCATCCGGGCGATGAGCGCGGAGTAGGCCGTCCCGAGCGTGATGACCGGGAGGAACAACTGCTGGAGATTCGCCACCGGGTCGACCCACGGCGGCGTCCAGCCGCCGGTCGCCCACGGGAACGAAAACTGCACCGCGAAGATCATGATGAGGATGATACCCAGCCAGAAGTCGGGAATCGAGATACCCGACAGCGCGGCGATACGCGCGGCGTGGTCCGCGGGCTTGTCCTTTCGGACGGCGCTGATGATGCCCGCCGGAATGGCGATGAGAATCGCCGTAATCATGCTGAGAATCGACAGCTCGACCGTCAGCGGGATGCGCTCGACGATGATGTCGGTCACGGGCGTTCCCTGCTGAACCGTCCACGACACGCCGAAGTCGCCTTGGAGGGCGTCGAGCATCCACAGACCGTACTGGACGTACAGCGGGCGGTTGAACCCCATCTCCAGTCGAATCTGCCTGACGAGCTCCTCGCTGCTGAGCGGGCCGAGCATCACCCGCACCGGACCGCCCGGCGCGAGGTGGACGAGCGCGAAGACGACGACGCTAACCCCGAGGAGGACGGGCAGGCTCAACAGCAGGCGCTTGAGGACGAACCGGAACATGCTCACGGCTGAGTCACCTCCCGGGTCGCCGCTGGAAATCGACGGGGCTGGCGCGAACGCGTGTGCATCTGTTCGTCACTCACCCTTCGAGACGAAGCGGTAGTTGTCCTGGAACGTGCCCACGTCGTAGTCGTTGACGGTGTTGCGCCACGCTTCGAGCTTGTTCACGTAGGCGATGTCTATCTGGATGCCGTGTTCGACGAGGTACTCCTCCAGTTCCCAGACGATTTCCTTCTGTTCTTGTTCGTCCGTCGAGGCCTGTGCCTCGCGGAGCTTCGAGACGTACCACTCGTGACCGTTCGAGAAATCGCCCTCGGCGTCGTCGG contains these protein-coding regions:
- a CDS encoding ABC transporter permease, with the translated sequence MATTDQTDEAVPTAQAPGTHHSQFEMFWKEFRQNTLSLVGSAIILTMLLTALFAPFLAPHDPTTQFEAPDGEHNPMPIGTEMLIENSAGEVVGTTTAYLGTDHHGRDILSRIIYGLRTLMTVSLGVVGFAMALGVTAGAIAGYYRNTWVDEVVMRFMDILFSFPSLILAIAVIGVLGVGSTEYGSFALPNIVKVIAVIGVVYIPSFARVMRGSVLKEMEEDYIDAAKSLGASDRHILLKDIAVNTLPTVVVQGTLYMGTAVLASAALSFLGLGIQPPNASLGLMLSNARGYLYSGEWWYSVFPGLVIVVTILGFNLLGDGLRDALDPRNDGGER
- a CDS encoding ABC transporter ATP-binding protein — encoded protein: MSADPDEQPVLEIRDLVTRFYTDEGTVKAVDGSSFDLYEGETLGIVGESGSGKSVTALSMLQLVDSPGRIERGSVRYRGDDLLEKSEAEMRSIRGNDIAMMFQDPMTSLNPVFTVGDQISRVIKTHQDVSDAAARERTIELMADVGIPEPTSRVDNYPHQFSGGMRQRALLAMAISCEPDVLIADEPTTALDVTIETQIFNVLDELQEKYGMSIILITHDLGVVAGTCDRVAVAYGGRVVERAGVDDLFENPRHPYTRGLMRSIPRLTDDTDRLTPVEGDVPNLTDLPSGCSFHPRCPHATAECESYDPELREVEPGREAACLHARGYDLSPSAIETERAEADGGGPTAPATDGGASQ
- a CDS encoding ABC transporter permease, producing the protein MFRFVLKRLLLSLPVLLGVSVVVFALVHLAPGGPVRVMLGPLSSEELVRQIRLEMGFNRPLYVQYGLWMLDALQGDFGVSWTVQQGTPVTDIIVERIPLTVELSILSMITAILIAIPAGIISAVRKDKPADHAARIAALSGISIPDFWLGIILIMIFAVQFSFPWATGGWTPPWVDPVANLQQLFLPVITLGTAYSALIARMMRSEMLDTLSQDYVKTARAMGIGAREIVLKDASKNALIPVVTVIGVGLGQLMNGAILTETVFNLPGIGKLLILAIDRRDYRIIQALILFIASVFVFANLAVDVLYAYLDPRIRHDGN